Proteins encoded within one genomic window of Oncorhynchus masou masou isolate Uvic2021 chromosome 1, UVic_Omas_1.1, whole genome shotgun sequence:
- the LOC135549541 gene encoding transcriptional repressor CTCF-like isoform X3, which yields MQTAALRRRRVASSCRPPVRQRKSKRKKKRRRKWKTRRRRSRLQRWTSLPHRSMVVSMEGDVVSIETAHVEGLQDSGEGAELLQTAEASLMEGGVAPQEVTGNVEMMVMDTLDSTLDPALLQMKTEVLEGGGTVTVTGGDEGQIITLQVVNMEGNMDQTSAALGLGQLQLVQVPVTTATVEELQASFVDASAGNTEAEPVICHTLPLPEGFQVVKVGANGEVETVEQEELQAAQDELQVIHGGEEEEEEEAEPQVEDQTWSKDPDYQPTAGIRKGKKCKKSRLRYGEGERDMDVSVYDFEEEQQEGMLSEVNAEKVVGNMKPPKPTKIKKKGVKKTFQCELCSYTCPRRSNLDRHMKSHTDERPHKCHLCGRAFRTVTLLRNHLNTHTGTRPHKCQDCDMAFVTSGELVRHRRYKHTFEKPFKCSMCDYASVEVSKLKRHIRSHTGERPFQCSLCSYASRDTYKLKRHMRTHSGEKPYECYICHARFTQSGTMKMHILQKHTENVAKFHCPHCDTVIARKSDLGVHLRKQHSFMEMGRKCRYCDAMFHERYALIQHQKSHKNEKRFKCDQCDYCCRQERHMIMHRRTHTGEKPYACSQCEKTFRQKQLLDMHFKRYHDPNFIPTAFVCSKCGKTFTRRNTMLRHAENCNGENTGDENGTLPKKGRRGRKRKMRSRRDDDDDDTEPELDDIEEEEEEELLAEIEVEQAPPVVPVPAPVGPPAKRKRGRPPKAKPAPMAAIIRVEDETTGEVDDIIVKKEMKAEQASQEEEAVEDEEPAVEVEHAKGEPANQVVESLQGEEVVQEMALSVTEGPPNGDLTPEMILSMMDR from the exons ATGCAGACTGCAGCTCTGAG gaggaggagagtagcgaGCAGCTGCAGGCCTCCAGTGAGACAAAGGAAGAGCAAGAGGAagaaaaagagaaggagaaagtggaagacaagaaggaggaggagcaggttACAGAGATGGACATCCCTGCCACACAGGAGCATG GTCGTTTCTATGGAGGGTGATGTCGTTTCCATTGAGACCGCTCACGTCGAGGGTCTCCAGGACAGTGGGGAGGGAGCAGAGCTGCTCCAGACTGCAGAGGCTTCCCTGATGGAGGGGGGTGTGGCACCCCAAGAGGTGACGGGGAATGTTGAAATGATGGTGATGGACACCCTGGACTCGACCCTTGACCCTGCCCTGCTACAGATGAAGACTGAGGTCCTTGAAGGGGGCGGAACAGTGACGGTCACCGGGGGAGATGAGGGACAGATCATCACCCTGCAG GTGGTGAACATGGAGGGGAACATGGATCAGACGAGTGCAGCGCTGGGGCTTGGACAGCTGCAGCTGGTGCAGGTCCCTGTCACTACAGCCACCGTGGAAGAGCTCCAGGCCAGCTTCGTTGACGCCTCAGCAGGCAATACTGAGGCAGAGCCAGTGATCTGCCACACCCTCCCTCTGCCCGAGGGCTTCCAG GTGGTGAAGGTGGGGGCgaatggagaggtggagacagtTGAGCAGGAAGAACTGCAGGCAGCCCAGGATGAGCTCCAGGTGATCcatgggggggaggaggaggaggaggaggaagctgAGCCCCAAGTAGAGGACCAGACATGGTCAAAAGACCCAGATTACCAACCAACTGCTGGCATCCGCAAGGGGAAGAAGTGCAAGAAGAGCCGCCTGCGTTACGGGGAGGGGGAGCGAGACATGGACGTGTCTGTGTATGACTTTgaggaggagcagcaggaggGGATGCTCTCTGAGGTCAATGCTGAGAAGGTTGTGGGCAACATGAAGCCACCCAAACCCACTAAGATAAAAAAGAAAG GTGTGAAGAAGACGTTCCAGTGTGAGCTGTGTAGCTACACCTGCCCCCGGCGCTCTAACCTGGACCGCCACATGAAGAGCCACACAGATGAGAGGCCACACAAATGCCATCTGTGTGGGAGGGCCTTCAGAACGGTCACACTGCTGAGGAaccacctcaacacacacacag GCACTCGTCCTCATAAATGCCAAGATTGTGACATGGCATTTGTGACCAGTGGAGAGCTGGTGCGTCATCGTCGCTACAAACACACATTTGAGAAACCCTTCAAGTGCTCCATGTGTGACTACGCTAGTGTGGAG GTGAGTAAGCTGAAGAGACACATCCGCTCCCATACAGGCGAGAGGCCCTTCCAGTGCAGTCTGTGCAGCTACGCCAGCCGAGATACCTACAAACTGAAGAGACACATGAGGAcacactcag GTGAGAAGCCATATGAGTGCTACATCTGCCATGCTCGTTTCACGCAGAGCGGCACCATGAAGATGCACATCCTGCAGAAGCACACAGAAAATGTGGCCAAATTCCACTGCCCCCACTGTGACACAGTCATCGCCCGCAAGAGCGACCTGG GTGTGCACTTGCGGAAGCAGCATTCGTTCATGGAGATGGGCAGGAAGTGTCGTTACTGTGACGCTATGTTCCACGAGCGTTACGCACTCATCCAGCACCAGAAATCCCACAAGAACGAGAAGCGGTTCAAGTGCGACCAGTGTGACTATTGCTGCAGACAG GAGCGTCACATGATCatgcacagacgcacacacacaggggagaagccatacGCCTGCAGCCAATGTGAGAAAACTTTCCGGCAGAAGCAGCTGCTGGACATGCATTTCAAACGTTACCATGATCCCAACTTCATCCCCACTGCCTTCGTCTGCAGCAAGTGTGGCAAGACCTTTACTCGCAGG AACACCATGCTGCGTCACGCAGAGAACTGTAACGGTGAGAACACCGGCGATGAGAACGGAACCCTGCCCAAGAAAGGCCGCCGCGGCAGGAAGAGGAAGATGCGCTCCAGACGGGATGACGACGATGACGACACCG AGCCTGAGCTGGATGAcattgaggaagaggaggaggaggagctgctAGCTGAGATTGAGGTGGAGCAGGCACCACCggttgtccctgtccctgcccctgttGGCCCGCCAGCCAAGAGGAAACGTGGAAGACCTCCCAAGGCCAAACCTGCCCCAA TGGCGGCAATCATCCGGGTGGAGGATGAGACCACAGGCGAGGTGGATGACATCATCGTGAAGAAAGAGATGAAAGCCGAGCAGGCGAGCCAGGAGGAAGAAGCTGTTGAGGATGAGGAGCCAGCAGTAGAGGTGGAGCATGCCAAAGGAGAACCTGCCAATCAGGTAGTAGAGTCACTccagggggaggaggtggtgcaGGAAATGGCACTGTCTGTCACAGAGGGTCCCCCCAACGGTGACCTCACTCCTGAAATGATTCTTAGTATGATGGACCGGTAA
- the LOC135549541 gene encoding rho family-interacting cell polarization regulator 1-like isoform X9: protein MASPSKGARMFTGATKNPTPKIPQPERLDEVYSALRRGLQSFLQVHQLELGSLGQQIGESKRNGRLGSLYELDKQVKAIERFMRRLEFHLSKVEELYDAYCMQRRLRDGASKMVAAFNSATGSKEARESLNEANRGYREYTEHMCSLESELENQMGEFHIKMKGLIGYARLCAGDQYEVLMRYGRQRWRMKGRVEVSSKQVWDSEDNVFLPLITELLSIKVTELKSLANHVVVGSVSCETLDLFCPLPQTVAVDINDLGTVKLNLEVNWSPFDKDDQTSSSSTVSKRFLSNQSPPDTPSMREQVFYYLLRRPGELENGTVWSNSSESSDDSSSPAMGHTHRMMATHSLQTTPTIQISFNPRLSSVSTPSLLSNQEEGEPDATKGFGKTDSVKCTLLNGHLKFSRSLSHVSERAIDCASTNRLSDQSVESSETPEPLPCLDLEVSCVASHCSNQDMHEALDLLESGGPESCVSTPVDQGDAPSASTLQAEKPRAGVEPLPTDCVLGERLREEKSSAEHIHRLQSTQPQELTLPEETVTGRSHSRSFSFTQEVETALESFDFLNCSDLDDEEEEEKEQAEEEEDEQKRDEKEKEEEKEDETRDFAESSDECEDDVIEIIVEAPEGFRNEDCPPLDADCSSEEEESSEQLQASSETKEEQEEEKEKEKVEDKKEEEQVTEMDIPATQEHGRFYGG, encoded by the exons ATGGCATCGCCCTCTAAAGGAGCCAGGATGTTTACAGGTGCTACCAAGAACCCAACCCCTAAAATACCTCAGCCTGAGAGACTGGACGAGGTGTACTCTGCACTGAGGAGAGGCCTaca GTCATTCCTGCAGGTCCACCAGCTGGAGCTGGGCAGCCTGGGGCAGCAGataggagagagcaagagaaatgGCCGTCTG GGGTCTCTGTATGAGTTGGATAAG CAAGTGAAGGCTATAGAGAGATTTATGCGTCGCTTGGAGTTCCACCTCAGCAAG GTAGAGGAGCTGTACGATGCTTACTGTATGCAGCGGAGGCTGAGGGATGGGGCCAGCAAGATGGTGGCAGCCTTTAACTCTGCCACAGGGAGCAAGGAGGCACGGGAGAGCCTGAATGAGGCCAACAGGGGCTACAGGGAGTACACTGAG cacaTGTGTTCGCTGGAGAGTGAACTGGAGAACCAGATGGGAGAGTTTCACATCAAGATGAAAG GTCTGATTGGCTATGCACGGTTGTGTGCAGGAGACCAATATGAG GTTCTGATGCGTTACGGGCGTCAGCGCTGGCGGATGAAAGGCCGCGTGGAGGTCAGCAGTAAACAGGTGTGGGACAGTGAAGACAACGTCTTCCTGCCTCTTATCACAGAGCTCCTGTCAATCAAG GTGACTGAGCTGAAGAGCTTGGCCAATCACGTGGTGGTTGGCAGCGTGTCCTGTGAGACACTAGACCTGTTCTGTCCACTGCCTCAGACGGTTGCTGTGGATATCAATGACTTGGGGACAGTAAAACTGAACCTAGAGGTCAACTGGAG tCCGTTTGATAAAGATGACCAGACCTCGTCCTCCAGTACGGTTTCGAAGCGCTTTTTGTCCAATCAGAGCCCTCCAGACACACCTTCCATGCGCGAGCAGGTGTTTTAT TATCTATTGAGGAGACCAGGGGAGCTGGAGAATGGTACAGTCTGGTCAAACTCCTCTGAATCATCAGACGACTCTTCCAGCCCAgccatgggacacacacacaggatgatgGCCACTCACAGCCTGCAGACCACACCCACTATCCAGATCTCCTTCAATCCCCGCCTATCAAGCgtctctaccccatccctcttGTCCAATCAGGAGGAAGGGGAGCCAGACGCCACCAAGGGATTTGGTAAAACAGACTCTGTGAAGTGTACACTGCTGAATGGCCATTTGAAGTTTTCGCGATCTCTCAGCCATGTCAGTGAGAGAGCCATAGACTGTGCTTCGACTAACAGGTTGTCTGACCAATCAGTTGAGTCCTCTGAAACTCCAGAACCCCTACCCTGCTTAGACCTTGAAGTCTCCTGTGTGGCTTCTCACTGCTCTAACCAGGACATGCATGAAGCCTTGGATTTGCTTGAGTCTGGGGGCCCAGAGTCATGTGTTTCAACCCCAGTGGATCAAGGTGATGCTCCTTCAGCCTCAACACTGCAGGCCGAGAAGCCTAGGGCTGGAGTTGAGCCTCTTCCCACAGACTGTGTACTGGGAGAGCGACTGAGGGAGGAAAAGTCCTCCGCGGAACACATTCACAGACTCCAATCTACTCAACCACAAGAGCTAACACTACCTGAAGAGACAGTGACT GGTCGATCTCACAGTCGGTCCTTCAGCTTCACTCAGGAAGTTGAGACTGCCCTGGAGAGCTTTGATTTTCTCAACTGCTCTGACCTTgatgatgaagaagaggaggagaaagaacaagcagaagaggaagaagatgaacagaagagggatgagaaggagaaggaagaagagaaggaagacgAGACAAGGGACTTTGCTGAGAG CAGTGATGAGTGTGAGGACGATGTTATAGAAATCATTGTCGAGGCCCCTGAAGGCTTCCGGAATGAGGACTGTCCTCCTCTAGATGCAGACTGCAGCTCTGAG gaggaggagagtagcgaGCAGCTGCAGGCCTCCAGTGAGACAAAGGAAGAGCAAGAGGAagaaaaagagaaggagaaagtggaagacaagaaggaggaggagcaggttACAGAGATGGACATCCCTGCCACACAGGAGCATG GTCGTTTCTATGGAGGGTGA
- the LOC135549541 gene encoding rho family-interacting cell polarization regulator 1-like isoform X6: MASPSKGARMFTGATKNPTPKIPQPERLDEVYSALRRGLQSFLQVHQLELGSLGQQIGESKRNGRLGSLYELDKQVKAIERFMRRLEFHLSKVEELYDAYCMQRRLRDGASKMVAAFNSATGSKEARESLNEANRGYREYTEHMCSLESELENQMGEFHIKMKGLIGYARLCAGDQYEVLMRYGRQRWRMKGRVEVSSKQVWDSEDNVFLPLITELLSIKVTELKSLANHVVVGSVSCETLDLFCPLPQTVAVDINDLGTVKLNLEVNWSPFDKDDQTSSSSTVSKRFLSNQSPPDTPSMREQVFYYLLRRPGELENGTVWSNSSESSDDSSSPAMGHTHRMMATHSLQTTPTIQISFNPRLSSVSTPSLLSNQEEGEPDATKGFGKTDSVKCTLLNGHLKFSRSLSHVSERAIDCASTNRLSDQSVESSETPEPLPCLDLEVSCVASHCSNQDMHEALDLLESGGPESCVSTPVDQGDAPSASTLQAEKPRAGVEPLPTDCVLGERLREEKSSAEHIHRLQSTQPQELTLPEETVTGRSHSRSFSFTQEVETALESFDFLNCSDLDDEEEEEKEQAEEEEDEQKRDEKEKEEEKEDETRDFAESSDECEDDVIEIIVEAPEGFRNEDCPPLDADCSSEEEESSEQLQASSETKEEQEEEKEKEKVEDKKEEEQVTEMDIPATQEHGDEASCVETPLLNPQQYSHHCPLT, from the exons ATGGCATCGCCCTCTAAAGGAGCCAGGATGTTTACAGGTGCTACCAAGAACCCAACCCCTAAAATACCTCAGCCTGAGAGACTGGACGAGGTGTACTCTGCACTGAGGAGAGGCCTaca GTCATTCCTGCAGGTCCACCAGCTGGAGCTGGGCAGCCTGGGGCAGCAGataggagagagcaagagaaatgGCCGTCTG GGGTCTCTGTATGAGTTGGATAAG CAAGTGAAGGCTATAGAGAGATTTATGCGTCGCTTGGAGTTCCACCTCAGCAAG GTAGAGGAGCTGTACGATGCTTACTGTATGCAGCGGAGGCTGAGGGATGGGGCCAGCAAGATGGTGGCAGCCTTTAACTCTGCCACAGGGAGCAAGGAGGCACGGGAGAGCCTGAATGAGGCCAACAGGGGCTACAGGGAGTACACTGAG cacaTGTGTTCGCTGGAGAGTGAACTGGAGAACCAGATGGGAGAGTTTCACATCAAGATGAAAG GTCTGATTGGCTATGCACGGTTGTGTGCAGGAGACCAATATGAG GTTCTGATGCGTTACGGGCGTCAGCGCTGGCGGATGAAAGGCCGCGTGGAGGTCAGCAGTAAACAGGTGTGGGACAGTGAAGACAACGTCTTCCTGCCTCTTATCACAGAGCTCCTGTCAATCAAG GTGACTGAGCTGAAGAGCTTGGCCAATCACGTGGTGGTTGGCAGCGTGTCCTGTGAGACACTAGACCTGTTCTGTCCACTGCCTCAGACGGTTGCTGTGGATATCAATGACTTGGGGACAGTAAAACTGAACCTAGAGGTCAACTGGAG tCCGTTTGATAAAGATGACCAGACCTCGTCCTCCAGTACGGTTTCGAAGCGCTTTTTGTCCAATCAGAGCCCTCCAGACACACCTTCCATGCGCGAGCAGGTGTTTTAT TATCTATTGAGGAGACCAGGGGAGCTGGAGAATGGTACAGTCTGGTCAAACTCCTCTGAATCATCAGACGACTCTTCCAGCCCAgccatgggacacacacacaggatgatgGCCACTCACAGCCTGCAGACCACACCCACTATCCAGATCTCCTTCAATCCCCGCCTATCAAGCgtctctaccccatccctcttGTCCAATCAGGAGGAAGGGGAGCCAGACGCCACCAAGGGATTTGGTAAAACAGACTCTGTGAAGTGTACACTGCTGAATGGCCATTTGAAGTTTTCGCGATCTCTCAGCCATGTCAGTGAGAGAGCCATAGACTGTGCTTCGACTAACAGGTTGTCTGACCAATCAGTTGAGTCCTCTGAAACTCCAGAACCCCTACCCTGCTTAGACCTTGAAGTCTCCTGTGTGGCTTCTCACTGCTCTAACCAGGACATGCATGAAGCCTTGGATTTGCTTGAGTCTGGGGGCCCAGAGTCATGTGTTTCAACCCCAGTGGATCAAGGTGATGCTCCTTCAGCCTCAACACTGCAGGCCGAGAAGCCTAGGGCTGGAGTTGAGCCTCTTCCCACAGACTGTGTACTGGGAGAGCGACTGAGGGAGGAAAAGTCCTCCGCGGAACACATTCACAGACTCCAATCTACTCAACCACAAGAGCTAACACTACCTGAAGAGACAGTGACT GGTCGATCTCACAGTCGGTCCTTCAGCTTCACTCAGGAAGTTGAGACTGCCCTGGAGAGCTTTGATTTTCTCAACTGCTCTGACCTTgatgatgaagaagaggaggagaaagaacaagcagaagaggaagaagatgaacagaagagggatgagaaggagaaggaagaagagaaggaagacgAGACAAGGGACTTTGCTGAGAG CAGTGATGAGTGTGAGGACGATGTTATAGAAATCATTGTCGAGGCCCCTGAAGGCTTCCGGAATGAGGACTGTCCTCCTCTAGATGCAGACTGCAGCTCTGAG gaggaggagagtagcgaGCAGCTGCAGGCCTCCAGTGAGACAAAGGAAGAGCAAGAGGAagaaaaagagaaggagaaagtggaagacaagaaggaggaggagcaggttACAGAGATGGACATCCCTGCCACACAGGAGCATG GTGATGAGGCATCCTGTGTTGAAACCCCGCTCCTCAACCCACAGCAGTATAGCCACCACTGTCCTTTAACATAA
- the LOC135549541 gene encoding rho family-interacting cell polarization regulator 1-like isoform X7 has protein sequence MASPSKGARMFTGATKNPTPKIPQPERLDEVYSALRRGLQSFLQVHQLELGSLGQQIGESKRNGRLGSLYELDKQVKAIERFMRRLEFHLSKVEELYDAYCMQRRLRDGASKMVAAFNSATGSKEARESLNEANRGYREYTEHMCSLESELENQMGEFHIKMKGLIGYARLCAGDQYEVLMRYGRQRWRMKGRVEVSSKQVWDSEDNVFLPLITELLSIKVTELKSLANHVVVGSVSCETLDLFCPLPQTVAVDINDLGTVKLNLEVNWSPFDKDDQTSSSSTVSKRFLSNQSPPDTPSMREQVFYYLLRRPGELENGTVWSNSSESSDDSSSPAMGHTHRMMATHSLQTTPTIQISFNPRLSSVSTPSLLSNQEEGEPDATKGFGKTDSVKCTLLNGHLKFSRSLSHVSERAIDCASTNRLSDQSVESSETPEPLPCLDLEVSCVASHCSNQDMHEALDLLESGGPESCVSTPVDQGDAPSASTLQAEKPRAGVEPLPTDCVLGERLREEKSSAEHIHRLQSTQPQELTLPEETVTGRSHSRSFSFTQEVETALESFDFLNCSDLDDEEEEEKEQAEEEEDEQKRDEKEKEEEKEDETRDFAESDECEDDVIEIIVEAPEGFRNEDCPPLDADCSSEEEESSEQLQASSETKEEQEEEKEKEKVEDKKEEEQVTEMDIPATQEHGDEASCVETPLLNPQQYSHHCPLT, from the exons ATGGCATCGCCCTCTAAAGGAGCCAGGATGTTTACAGGTGCTACCAAGAACCCAACCCCTAAAATACCTCAGCCTGAGAGACTGGACGAGGTGTACTCTGCACTGAGGAGAGGCCTaca GTCATTCCTGCAGGTCCACCAGCTGGAGCTGGGCAGCCTGGGGCAGCAGataggagagagcaagagaaatgGCCGTCTG GGGTCTCTGTATGAGTTGGATAAG CAAGTGAAGGCTATAGAGAGATTTATGCGTCGCTTGGAGTTCCACCTCAGCAAG GTAGAGGAGCTGTACGATGCTTACTGTATGCAGCGGAGGCTGAGGGATGGGGCCAGCAAGATGGTGGCAGCCTTTAACTCTGCCACAGGGAGCAAGGAGGCACGGGAGAGCCTGAATGAGGCCAACAGGGGCTACAGGGAGTACACTGAG cacaTGTGTTCGCTGGAGAGTGAACTGGAGAACCAGATGGGAGAGTTTCACATCAAGATGAAAG GTCTGATTGGCTATGCACGGTTGTGTGCAGGAGACCAATATGAG GTTCTGATGCGTTACGGGCGTCAGCGCTGGCGGATGAAAGGCCGCGTGGAGGTCAGCAGTAAACAGGTGTGGGACAGTGAAGACAACGTCTTCCTGCCTCTTATCACAGAGCTCCTGTCAATCAAG GTGACTGAGCTGAAGAGCTTGGCCAATCACGTGGTGGTTGGCAGCGTGTCCTGTGAGACACTAGACCTGTTCTGTCCACTGCCTCAGACGGTTGCTGTGGATATCAATGACTTGGGGACAGTAAAACTGAACCTAGAGGTCAACTGGAG tCCGTTTGATAAAGATGACCAGACCTCGTCCTCCAGTACGGTTTCGAAGCGCTTTTTGTCCAATCAGAGCCCTCCAGACACACCTTCCATGCGCGAGCAGGTGTTTTAT TATCTATTGAGGAGACCAGGGGAGCTGGAGAATGGTACAGTCTGGTCAAACTCCTCTGAATCATCAGACGACTCTTCCAGCCCAgccatgggacacacacacaggatgatgGCCACTCACAGCCTGCAGACCACACCCACTATCCAGATCTCCTTCAATCCCCGCCTATCAAGCgtctctaccccatccctcttGTCCAATCAGGAGGAAGGGGAGCCAGACGCCACCAAGGGATTTGGTAAAACAGACTCTGTGAAGTGTACACTGCTGAATGGCCATTTGAAGTTTTCGCGATCTCTCAGCCATGTCAGTGAGAGAGCCATAGACTGTGCTTCGACTAACAGGTTGTCTGACCAATCAGTTGAGTCCTCTGAAACTCCAGAACCCCTACCCTGCTTAGACCTTGAAGTCTCCTGTGTGGCTTCTCACTGCTCTAACCAGGACATGCATGAAGCCTTGGATTTGCTTGAGTCTGGGGGCCCAGAGTCATGTGTTTCAACCCCAGTGGATCAAGGTGATGCTCCTTCAGCCTCAACACTGCAGGCCGAGAAGCCTAGGGCTGGAGTTGAGCCTCTTCCCACAGACTGTGTACTGGGAGAGCGACTGAGGGAGGAAAAGTCCTCCGCGGAACACATTCACAGACTCCAATCTACTCAACCACAAGAGCTAACACTACCTGAAGAGACAGTGACT GGTCGATCTCACAGTCGGTCCTTCAGCTTCACTCAGGAAGTTGAGACTGCCCTGGAGAGCTTTGATTTTCTCAACTGCTCTGACCTTgatgatgaagaagaggaggagaaagaacaagcagaagaggaagaagatgaacagaagagggatgagaaggagaaggaagaagagaaggaagacgAGACAAGGGACTTTGCTGAGAG TGATGAGTGTGAGGACGATGTTATAGAAATCATTGTCGAGGCCCCTGAAGGCTTCCGGAATGAGGACTGTCCTCCTCTAGATGCAGACTGCAGCTCTGAG gaggaggagagtagcgaGCAGCTGCAGGCCTCCAGTGAGACAAAGGAAGAGCAAGAGGAagaaaaagagaaggagaaagtggaagacaagaaggaggaggagcaggttACAGAGATGGACATCCCTGCCACACAGGAGCATG GTGATGAGGCATCCTGTGTTGAAACCCCGCTCCTCAACCCACAGCAGTATAGCCACCACTGTCCTTTAACATAA